A region from the Benincasa hispida cultivar B227 chromosome 12, ASM972705v1, whole genome shotgun sequence genome encodes:
- the LOC120067525 gene encoding agamous-like MADS-box protein AGL62: protein MEKLQSIPMKKTLGRQKIEIKKLEKKSTKQVTFSKRRAGLFKKAGELSILCGVEVAIIVFSPNDKVFCFGHPDVEGLLDRYLNKNLSPPKPAESYIPVEEFNRDFADVALEFETEKKRATDLIRAAEDSRKNGRFWWQEPVEGMRLDELKVFRSALMDLRARVAERVEKLTAARIGGLLLPALPPPPQSMTSSSFHLAGNQQPLPPPTVFELAGNHSTQRG from the coding sequence ATGGAGAAATTACAGAGCATTCCGATGAAGAAAACTCTTGGCCGTCAAAAGATCGAAATAAAAAAGTTAGAGAAAAAAAGTACTAAACAAGTAACGTTTTCAAAGCGTCGTGCTGGACTTTTCAAGAAAGCTGGTGAGCTCTCTATTCTTTGCGGAGTAGAGGTAGCCATTATTGTCTTCTCTCCCAACGATAAGGTTTTTTGTTTCGGTCATCCCGATGTGGAAGGGCTTTTGGATCGATATCTGAACAAAAATTTATCGCCGCCGAAGCCAGCAGAGAGTTACATTCCTGTAGAAGAGTTTAATCGTGATTTCGCCGATGTCGCTTTGGAGTTTGAGACAGAGAAGAAGCGAGCAACGGATTTGATTCGGGCGGCAGAGGATTCAAGGAAGAACGGCAGATTTTGGTGGCAGGAACCAGTGGAAGGGATGAGATTGGATGAGTTGAAGGTGTTCCGATCGGCATTGATGGATTTGAGAGCCAGAGTGGCAGAGAGAGTTGAGAAATTGACAGCGGCAAGAATTGGAGGGCTTCTTTTGCCTGCTCTTCCACCGCCGCCACAGTCGATGACATCGTCGTCGTTTCACCTTGCTGGAAATCAACAACCATTGCCACCTCCGACGGTGTTTGAACTCGCCGGAAACCACTCTACGCAACGGGGTTAG